The Phaenicophaeus curvirostris isolate KB17595 chromosome 14, BPBGC_Pcur_1.0, whole genome shotgun sequence nucleotide sequence GGACTTGAGTTATTTTACTCGTGGCATCGTCGATAAGTGTCACTGCGGGATGATGGGTTAACAGCCAAACCCTCGAATGGGGGCTAAACCCTTGAGGATGACCACAGGTTACCCAGATTTTAGCCGGCTTTTCTCCATCAAAATGGCACTCAGGCTGTAATGTGGAGTCTCAAAGGTTATTCATTCAGTCTGAAAGGTTTACCTGGCCCAAAAGGTGATTGTAATTTCCCCTGTCTCTTATTTCTCTTCCAGGTTTATGATCACCATGGCTGCAGTGGATAGTTTCCACCTCCTGTACGGAGAGATCAGTCGTTCCTGCAGTGTTTATTTGGAGGCTCTGGCTCTAGTTGGAGCTTGGTATGCGGTCAGAAAGTGTGTGTCTCTTGCAATTGACACTTATAGCATGCTTAGGTTGCATTTTATTCCAAAGCTGGTCAGCAAGATTGATCTTGTCAAGCAGTATGGAAAATGGGCCGTGATCACTGGTAAGCAGTGTATTTGCCTAAGTTTGTAGAATGTACTGTGCCAGTTCTGTAAAACTTGCTGGGTTGTACTGCTGGGTGAACTTTGGTTACAAGCTGGGGCCTTTATTATCTCAGATGGCAAGTTATTTTGCTTGAGCGGTGACTGGTGTTCAGTATCTTACTGAATTCAGTTCCCTGGGAGATGGGCAAGCTCAGTGTGTTAACTGACTGCTGGGAAAGAATCACAGAGCAGCTTTTCCCAAAAATTGCAAGGTATACCCCAAATGCATACAAGTGTAGacagagaggcagacaagactgtttttttattatgaGCTTTTCACATGTGCTCAAGTTTTTCAGCAAGGTTTAAGTGAGGTACCTTTTACATCACTGCCTTTCATTAAGGTTCTACTCAAAGCTCTGTTGTTATCATAGAAAAATGTAAAGTTTGTATGTGGGGGGACTGCAGCAGGTTGTTACTGACAACATTGGctttattattttggttttgagatCAGAATATTCAGTGCCTCGTGACCCTCAGAGAAGGGAATAAAGCTATAGTTGAAAGAACTGTCAATAGaaagctggagctgctctgattttcatcttttttttttttattattttctatttcaggtAGCACAGATGGTATTGGGAAGGCATATGCTGAAGAACTGGCAAAGCGTGGTGTCAACATCATCTTAATCAGCCGAAATAAAGAGAAGCTGGAGGCTCTATCCAAGAGCATATCTGAAACCTATAAAGTTGAAACACTTTTCATAGTAGCTGACTTCAGCAAGGGACGTGAGCCTTACCCAGCCATTAAGGAGGCgctgaaagacagagaaattgGGATTTTGGTGAATAACGTAGGAATATTTTATCCCTACCCAGACTATTTTACCAGCCTGTCTGAGGATATCCTGTGGGACATGATCAACGTAAATATTGCTTCTGCTAACATGATGACCCATATTGTGTTGCCAGGCATGgtagagaagaagaaaggtgCGATTGTGAATGTTTCTTCTGCATCCTGTTGTCAGCCAACACCAATGTTGACAGCCTATGGAGCCTCTAAAGTAAGTTGGGGGGTGATGTTTAATGGTATGCACTGAAAAGTAGGTGCATTACAGGTTGGTTGGTTGTAAACACATTCAGCAAAGGTGTCAAAATATACTTGAAAGCTTTCTAGGCATTTGTTCAAATATTGGAGGTGAATGTCACACGTCATATGCAGTAAACAATCTGTCCCAACTAGTACTGGGCTTTGAACCAAAGCCAATGCTATTTGGATTATGAGTGAACTGTAGGGTAAGAGTAGTTCTAGGGGAAATGCTGCCTTTCTTGGAGGAATGATGTGCAAAGCAAAATAGGAGTTTTGACTCATTGACAAGGtcaagaattttcttttttcctcagctgaaCTGTGCAGACTCCTCAAACTATTTGCACTCTATCCTTGTGCTCAAGCCACCACTGTGACAAATCAGGGCACTGCTTCACCTAACACCAAGGGGCAGAAGGCTTCTTGCACCATCGTCTGTATCATATTTGGTCAGAAAAGAACTTccactgtaattatttttcctgaggAGATCCAATCAATAATGAATAGGATGTGGCAGCTGGGTGATGCTGGAAGTACGAATGCACATGAAGATGCAGATTTAAGCTGGATGACTTGCTGCTGAATGCACAAAAACAACTGAGGTTGTAAGAGGATCTTGTCTCCATCTGGTACCTAAGTGCACGTGGTTAGTGCAGCCAGCGCAGCCTCACTCCTGGGATGCCTCTTCCTTTGGCAAAAGCAGCTCTTACTATCTCAATGTATAAAACTCCTTGCAGGTTTTCTTTGGCATAGAAACTGGCTTAATATTCCTGGACCCATTGCAGCCAAGTGTGTGTAAAACTGCACTCTAAACCAAAACAATTAAAAGGCAGATGTGTGCCTCATTTTGCACAAGGGAGCTGCAGGAAGCAATTAACCCAGTTTCCAGGGAAGATCAGTTGAATATGAAGTTCAACTGTAAATTTATTAAACAATGGGACTTTATTTTGTCCTTTTGACAACAGTATGTATAGTTAGCTTTGGAGCGTCCCCTGCAAGCCCCCAAACTAAACGAGGCATACATTTTAGATGAAATAACTGTTTCTGTATtggttttaagcagaaattGTTGGATCATTTGTTAAATACACATCAGAAAGTTAAGCAGTCACTTTTCCCTGCAAGTTGCTGTACTGTTAGGAATTTTTagcaaacaaataataaatttaaacaTTGATAATGCTatagaaatgtgtatttttatagtATTTATTCCAAGTTCGGGTTTTTTTAGCTCATGTATAAAATATGGTACAACTTTCCTGTAATTTTAAttgattatttaaattaattggttttaatttgattgatttttaaaaaagaaagaaagaaaaaatatgtccCTCTGCTTTTGTCTTGCTAGATCTACTTGGACTATTTCAGTAGAGCACTACAGTATGAGTATGCCTCAAAGGGAATTGTTGTTCAGAGTTTAACCCCGTTTGTAATTGCTACAAAAATGTCATCCTATAGCAGCATCACGTCAAAGAGATCTTTCTTTATTCCTTCTGCTGAAGAATATGCAAGTCATGCTGTTTCTACTCTTGGGTTATCCACAAGGACCACTGGTTACTGGAGGCATGCAATAATGGTAATAGAATTCACTGAACTATTTCATGTTTGTCAATAGAAGTAAATAAGCCATTTACTTTCTTAGGGGTCTGAACAAAAACTGCTTGTGTTCTGAAAAAGTGTTATATATATTGTAGGACTTAAAAGGCattctgctgtattttctcACTAATTCTGCTATAGAAGATTGTGCTTGGGCATGCTTATTTTTAGAATGAGAATGAATCCAATGCCCACTTGAAATGCACAGCAGAAGTGGGAAGAGACAAGTTTTTATTGAAAGGCACAGACCACCTCATTTTATTTAGTGTGTTTCTGACTGGGCAAGCATTTCACTGCCCTCTATAAACTGAAGCAGCTTTTTACAATCGTAATTCATAGAGTATTTCCAATTTGGGGAAGAGTGGGTAGGGGAGGATGGAATAAGAGCAGAGCTACCTGGAAGTAGATCCTCTATATGttaggttttaatttttgtggGTAGACTGGGCTTCACAGTAATTTTATAAACACTGGTCCCATCTCATATCCTACTAGGTGGCTTTCTGTAGCATTAGAAATTTAAGAAATGGGGTTTAGtccaaaaggaataaaagagatGAGTATTCTGGCAAGATTTGGAAGTGGACAGTATTGCTATTGCAAACCTGAGCAAACTACTTCAGGATTTATTTGCAGAACCTAATTGTTCAGCTGTGTGCAATACTTCCAAAACgtataaatatatttacttttagGGGGTTGAATTTAATGATGTTTGAACaggttttgccttcctttagtGGTGATTAGAGAAACTGCTTAATTGAATATGTCTTAATCtgtccctttctttcttctttttcttttctcttgtatcCCTGTGCCTCTCCACAGTTCACATTGGGTGAGCACCTACCTGAATGGATCTGGGCGTGGTTTGCAATGTATTTTTACAGAAGTGTGCGCAAGGAAGCTTTGAATGCAAAGTGAAATAGGAATATCCAGATGTCCTGTGCAATGACTGCTATATATTGCTTCATCCATCTGAAATATGACTGGGTAATTGAATAAAGAATGTAAAACCACAttagttaaagaaaaatactgaagaaataatgctttaatttaaaaatactaattGTTTTCctaagataatttaaaaaaaactttttgtTGTGTTATTTTGATGCTTgtgttttatataaataaatatgtactTAAGTAATCTGGCTGTTATATGGTGCTCGTATGCGTTACAGGCTTTACATATTAGAGTCAGGAAAGCTGTTCATTCTGTGTATGCGTAATTGCTACCTGAAAGAAGTTCATGACTTAAGAATATTCTCAatccttttgtattttatattctCATGGGCTTATTAGTAGTGTTTCTGTAATGTTATACTGAGATACCAAAGCTGTGAACTGCCTATGTGGTATCATACACACAGCAATGTGACTAAGGAGCATCGTCCCCTCATTTCTGCAAGTGTTTGTTGCTTGAATGTGATGGTCCTCTTGTTTCCTGATGGTGACACTGGGAGGTCAGTATCCCACGCTAGCTGGCTCCTGGAAATCCCACTGGAGGACATACAGcagttgctttgtgttgctgaaTACTGCAGTTGTGATTATGAAGTggttgtcttgcttttccatAGGATCTCTGGACTGGTGTGGTTAGAACCTGCAGTTCAAGTAGTGATGTCTTCATGAGTAGGGTTTGTAGAGCGTAATTTAAGTTGCACCACGGGAGGTTTAGAAtggatagtaggaaaaatgtctttatctAAAGAGTGGTGATGCATTGGAaccggttgcccagggaagtggtgaaaTCTTTATTCCaaaaacgtgtagatgtggcacttcggaGCATGGTTCAGtaggcatagaatcatagaataaccaggttggaaaagacccattggatcatcgagtctaaccattcctatcaaacactaaaccatgtcccttagcacctcgtccacccatgccttaaacacctccagggaaggtgactcaaccccctccctgggcagcctgttcctgtgcccagtgaccctttctgtgaaacattttttcctaatgtccagcctaaatctcccctggtggtgttgggctgatggctggactggatgagcttagaggtttTTTCTAACCttactgattctgtgattatatttCTGCTCTCTTCCTCATGTCAGTCAGGTGCTGTCTGCTCATCCCTGTTGGTCAAAGCACCTCTTGCCTCATGGGAATGACCAGTCTCCAACACCCTTGAGGAGGTGTGGCCTCCAGCAGGGAAGCCTCTCCCCCCATacaagtagttactattacaaaaagtggttTACAAACAGTTATAGAATGTGCatagatttctgggaaaatttatcccTATGCCTCTAAGTGGGAAATCtattctgtccccagcttttGCCTCGCTGCACGTGATGGAGATCACCtcctcatgttgcccaggcctgataaaggatgcttgctttctaaaactgcaAAACGAGtcttatttgccagcatttttggtatcggtcatattctgttactttccaaggcctaattttaatgttattatgaagtTCACAACAGTTAAATTCCTGCTGAcgtggagctggctccagctctgcctgaccttgcatttgagatggggaaaggctgcaaacagaggtggttAGAGCAGAGAtatctgctcagcacagactGTACCGAACACACGGTGTTATCccctccaaagaatgaacagtgtctggagaAGAAAGCATGCAATCAGAGGGACATTGTCTAGCGTTCAAAACAATAccattacttagatgaaacttcaCTTTAGCTGAAATCagatattccactttttgtaacagGAACTACTTGTAGTAGCCTCCCTAGTGCACACACACAGTCACAGACACGCTGAATCACACACGCAGACAGACTCGCACCGTCTCAGACACTCAGAGACAGTGTCACACACACAGGCACTGACACACACACAGCAGTGTTGCACACACTGCCACACGCTcacagacacacatacacagtGTCACAGTCACAGATACATAGTGTCATGTGCTCATGGCCACACATAGTGTCACACACTGTAACACACTCAGAAAAAGGCACACGCATACAGTGCCACACAGGCACAGACATGCACTCACATAGACACACACAGGCACTGACAGACACACTCACAGACTCACAC carries:
- the HSDL1 gene encoding inactive hydroxysteroid dehydrogenase-like protein 1, with the translated sequence MITMAAVDSFHLLYGEISRSCSVYLEALALVGAWYAVRKCVSLAIDTYSMLRLHFIPKLVSKIDLVKQYGKWAVITGSTDGIGKAYAEELAKRGVNIILISRNKEKLEALSKSISETYKVETLFIVADFSKGREPYPAIKEALKDREIGILVNNVGIFYPYPDYFTSLSEDILWDMINVNIASANMMTHIVLPGMVEKKKGAIVNVSSASCCQPTPMLTAYGASKIYLDYFSRALQYEYASKGIVVQSLTPFVIATKMSSYSSITSKRSFFIPSAEEYASHAVSTLGLSTRTTGYWRHAIMFTLGEHLPEWIWAWFAMYFYRSVRKEALNAK